One region of Anticarsia gemmatalis isolate Benzon Research Colony breed Stoneville strain chromosome 2, ilAntGemm2 primary, whole genome shotgun sequence genomic DNA includes:
- the msn gene encoding serine/threonine-protein kinase msn isoform X6 — translation MAHQLAPSVNCSLDDIDLSALKDPAGIFELIEVVGNGTYGQVYKGRHTKTGQLAAIKVMDVTQDEEEEIKLEINVLKKYSNHRNIATYYGAFIKKSPPGKDDQLWLVMEYCGAGSVTDLVKSTKGQSLKEEWISYICREILRGLSYLHSNKVIHRDIKGQNVLLTDNAEVKLVDFGVSAQLDRTIGRRNTFIGTPYWMAPEVIACDENPDATYDNRSDLWSLGITALEMAESQPPLCDLHPMRALFLIPRNPPPRLKSKKWAKKFHSFIETVLVKDYHQRPYTEQLLKHAFIRDQPTERQVRIQLKDHIDRCKKRKQDNSVREDYKYSGSEGEEEENAVAGEPSSIVHNAAAHQGGDTLRRNFQQIQEGPRPAEAPQPQPPPKRNSKREEREEIPEPGPPARPSIPQRLIVVPDPQAQQPNRYRPLPPTPKSSGSSNSSGSNNGTPPASGPQPPQRGSHHIFKPMVPPRRPEDLDKLAAQLNELGVVSGNEPPNRPPRAPTNGQGPPVERNPPEPAYDDSDSDSDAEESGGRVRNDGTLLASDPPKPLPEFCYRPGLSAVAEDGGAAPTRPLPPTPDDDDAHPDRTLVMKRRENTESDKRQSDVDEAVLLKDWDFARFFPSKNAEVKEEKKDVPKESDLKRAQFQRQSRLEMEDAWSKYKAIATPPSRHKQLFQKPSEKTTQEKLSEILKYNKKETDSDANSPNRFFRGFRRENSDLFPLPSTRHSAIYFPKHESPVGVNKQLRSSGIFNNSRKQVVKPSSGEPILTDFIKTNDSLKMKSKGDARKVDKKTPERKITANNPIDALKSVAALIRQDSDSNGPSRQSSINSDSPATSICFTSSTSFEKAGTPDLTANTLENKSISDNVTETNVMKPRREKTESDIVFRRNSQYNRHTELERLTSCGQEAVLVQDQGRSGGANEGSGSRTSSVLPDLLSQAGQPTTPPRHDKSTSEEKQRSFLTFGFGAGSTGSGGTGGSGGNASRRESHVNVNVTPTGHDLSSDTPEIRKYKKRFNSEILCAALWGVNLLIGTENGLMLLDRSGQGKVYQLISRRRFQQMEVLEGQNILVTVSGKKNRVRVYYLSWLKSKILRTDGLSDQAERRNGWINVGELQGAVHFRIVKYERIKFLVIALKDSIEIYAWAPKPYHKFMAFKNFGELQHRPLLVDLTIEDSTRLKVIYGSADGFHAVDLDTATVYDIYIPKHTQGAIVPHCIVPLPNSNGVQLLLCYDNEGVYVNTYGRVSKNIVLQWGEMPTSVAYIGTGQIMGWGNKAIEIRSVETGHLDGVFMHKKAQRLKFLCERNDKVFFSSAKGGSSCQIYFMTLNKPGMANW, via the exons ATGGCGCATCAACTGGCACCGTCTGTAAATTGTTCATTAGACGACATTGACCTCAGCGCGTTAAAg GATCCTGCTGGTATATTTGAGCTTATAGAGGTTGTCGGAAATGGCACGTATGGACAAGTGTACAAG GGCCGCCACACAAAAACTGGACAACTGGCCGCCATCAAAGTTATGGATGTCACACAAGATGAAGAGGAAGAGATAAAATTAGAGATAAATGTTCTAAAAAAGTACTCTAATCATCGCAACATTGCCACATACTATGGTGCATTTATCAAAAAGAGTCCGCCTGGGAAAGATGATCAACTGTGGTTGGTCATGGAGTACTGTGGTGCTG GTTCTGTGACAGACTTGGTCAAGTCTACTAAAGGACAATCACTAAAAGAAGAATGGATTTCATACATCTGTAGAGAAATCCTCCGAGGTCTCAGTTATTTACACTCCAACAAAGTCATCCATCGTGACATCAAAGGACAAAATGTCTTGCTTACAGACAATGCTGAAGTTAAACTAG TGGACTTTGGTGTATCGGCGCAGCTGGACAGAACCATAGGTAGAAGAAACACATTCATTGGCACCCCGTATTGGATGGCGCCGGAAGTAATAGCGTGCGACGAGAACCCCGATGCTACGTATGATAATCGATCTGACCTCTGGTCTCTCGGTATTACGGCACTTGAGATGGCCGAGAGTCAACCGCCTCTATGTGACCTTCACCCCATGAGAGCTCTATTTCTTATTCCAAG GAACCCGCCGCCCCGTCTGAAATCTAAGAAGTGGGCTAAAAAATTTCATAGTTTCATTGAGACTGTTTTAGTAAAAGACTATCACCAAAGGCCTTACACTGAACAGCTTTTGAAGCATGCATTTATAAG AGATCAGCCAACAGAGAGGCAAGTGAGGATACAACTGAAAGATCACATAGATAGATGTAAGAAGAGGAAGCAGGATAACTCAGTTCGGGAAGATTACAAATACTCTGGCTCTGAGGGAGAGGAAGAGGAAAATGCAGTCGCCGGCGAGCCTTCGTCTATCGTACATAACGCCGCCGCGCACCAGGGTGGTGATACTCTACGTCGCAATTTCCAACAAATACAGGAAGGACCCAG ACCCGCCGAAGCGCCTCAGCCGCAGCCTCCTCCGAAACGCAACAGTAAACGTGAGGAACGTGAGGAAATTCCAG AGCCGGGCCCGCCCGCCAGGCCATCCATTCCACAAAGACTGATTGTTGTACCAGATCCACAGGCACAACAGCCTAATAGATATAG GCCTCTACCGCCCACACCAAAGTCGTCGGGCTCGTCGAACAGCTCCGGCTCCAACAACGGCACTCCGCCCGCCAGCGGACCGCAACCTCCACAACGTGGTTCACATCACATATTCAAACCTATG GTTCCACCGAGAAGGCCAGAG GATTTGGACAAATTAGCTGCGCAGCTTAACGAACTTGGAGTCGTGTCTGGTAACGAACCACCTAACCGACCGCCTCGCGCACCCACCAACGGTCAAG GTCCTCCTGTAGAGAGAAACCCACCAGAACCGGCCTACGACGACTCGGACAGCGACTCGGACGCTGAAGAGAGCGGCGGAAGAGTGCGCAACGATGGCACACTGCTGGCGAGCGACCCGCCGAAACCGCT TCCCGAGTTCTGCTACAGGCCGGGGCTGAGCGCGGTGGCGGAGGACGGCGGCGCCGCGCCCACGCGCCCGCTGCCGCCCACGCCCGACGACGACGACGCGCACCCCGACCGCACGCTCGTCATGAAGCGG CGAGAAAATACCGAAAGCGATAAGAGGCAGTCCGACGTTGACGAAGCTGTTTTACTGAAGGACTGGGACTTTGCCCGCTTTTTCCCATCGAAGAATGCAGAAGTAAAAGAAGAAAAGAAAGATGTGCCTAAAGAGAGTGACTTGAAACGCGCACAGTTTCAACGTCAATCGCGCCTAGAAATGGAAGATGCGTGGTCTAAATATAAAGCTATTGCAACACCGCCTTCTCGACATAAGCAATTGTTTCAAAAACCTAGCGAAAAAACAACACAAGAAAAGTTATCAGAAATtctaaaatacaacaaaaaggAGACAGACTCAGATGCTAATTCACCCAATCGATTCTTCCGAGGATTTAGAAGAGAAAACTCTGATTTGTTTCCTCTTCCCAGTACTCGTCACTCCGCTATATACTTTCCGAAGCATGAAAGTCCGGTTGGAGTAAACAAACAACTACGCTCTAGTGGAATTTTCAACAATTCTCGCAAACAGGTTGTCAAACCATCATCCGGGGAACCTATATTAACGGACTTTATAAAGACTAACGACAGTTTAAAAATGAAGTCTAAAGGAGATGCGAGAAAGGTTGATAAAAAGACTCCTGAGAGAAAAATCACAGCCAACAATCCTATTGATGCATTAAAAAGTGTCGCTGCGCTGATCAGACAGGACAGCGACAGTAATGGGCCGAGTCGTCAGAGTAGTATAAACAGCGACTCGCCGGCTACGAGTATTTGCTTTACCAGTAGCACATCGTTTGAAAAAGCCGGTACACCAGATTTGACAGCGAACACACTCGAAAACAAATCTATATCGGACAATGTAACAGAAACCAATGTAATGAAACCACGCAGAGAAAAGACTGAATCTGATATAGTTTTCCGGAGAAATTCCCAATATAACCGACATACAGAGCTTGAGAGATTGACAAGTTGTGGGCAGGAAGCGGTACTCGTTCAGGATCAG GGTCGATCGGGTGGTGCCAACGAGGGCAGTGGATCACGAACTAGCTCTGTGCTCCCGGATCTTCTGAGTCAGGCTGGACAGCCGACTACTCCTCCGCGTCACGACAAGTCCACTAGTGAAGAG AAACAGCGTTCATTCCTCACATTCGGGTTCGGCGCGGGCTCCACCGGCAGCGGTGGCACGGGCGGCTCCGGCGGGAACGCCTCACGCCGCGAGAGCCACGTCAACGTCAATGTCACACCTACAGGACACGACTTATCTTCCGATACGCCCGAAATACGTAAATATAAGAAGAGATTCAATTCCGAAATCCTATGCGCAGCATTATGGG GTGTTAATCTACTCATTGGGACTGAAAATGGTTTGATGTTACTTGACCGTTCGGGTCAAGGAAAAGTTTATCAATTGATCTCACGACGCCGCTTCCAACAAATGGAGGTGTTAGAAGGACAAAATATTCTCGTAACTGTGTCTGGAAAGAAGAATCGTGTGCGTGTGTACTATCTCAGCTGGCTCAAGTCCAAAATTTTGCGTACTGATGGACTTAGTGAT CAAGCTGAGAGAAGAAATGGTTGGATTAATGTGGGAGAGCTTCAGGGTGCAGTTCATTTCCGTATTGTTAAGTACGAAAGGATTAAGTTTTTGGTAATCGCTCTTAAAGACTCCATTGAAATATATGCGTGGGCGCCTAAACCATACCACAAATTCATGGCCTTCAAAAACTTCGGAGAATTGCAACATAG ACCTCTTTTAGTTGACTTGACTATTGAAGACAGTACAAGACTGAAAGTAATATATGGATCTGCAGATGGCTTCCATGCTGTTGATTTAGACACTGCCACTGTCTATGATATTTATATTCCAAAGCAT ACACAGGGCGCAATCGTGCCGCATTGCATTGTGCCTCTACCAAATTCGAATGGTGTTCAGTTATTGTTGTGCTATGACAACGAAGGAGTGTATGTTAACACTTATGGAAGAGTAAGCAAGAACATAGTTCTCCAG tggGGAGAAATGCCAACATCTGTTGCCTACATAGGTACAGGTCAGATAATGGGATGGGGCAATAAAGCTATTGAAATTCGTTCAGTGGAGACTGGTCACCTCGACGGCGTGTTTATGCACAAGAAAGCACAACGACTCAAGTTCTTATGTGAGCGCAATGACAAAGTGTTCTTTTCATCCGCCAAAGGTGGTTCCTCTTGTCAAATATATTTCATGACGCTCAACAAACCCGGCATGGCCAACTGGTAG
- the msn gene encoding serine/threonine-protein kinase msn isoform X7, whose translation MAHQLAPSVNCSLDDIDLSALKDPAGIFELIEVVGNGTYGQVYKGRHTKTGQLAAIKVMDVTQDEEEEIKLEINVLKKYSNHRNIATYYGAFIKKSPPGKDDQLWLVMEYCGAGSVTDLVKSTKGQSLKEEWISYICREILRGLSYLHSNKVIHRDIKGQNVLLTDNAEVKLVDFGVSAQLDRTIGRRNTFIGTPYWMAPEVIACDENPDATYDNRSDLWSLGITALEMAESQPPLCDLHPMRALFLIPRNPPPRLKSKKWAKKFHSFIETVLVKDYHQRPYTEQLLKHAFIRDQPTERQVRIQLKDHIDRCKKRKQDNSVREDYKYSGSEGEEEENAVAGEPSSIVHNAAAHQGGDTLRRNFQQIQEGPRPAEAPQPQPPPKRNSKREEREEIPEPGPPARPSIPQRLIVVPDPQAQQPNRYRPLPPTPKSSGSSNSSGSNNGTPPASGPQPPQRGSHHIFKPMVPPRRPEDLDKLAAQLNELGVVSGNEPPNRPPRAPTNGQGPPVERNPPEPAYDDSDSDSDAEESGGRVRNDGTLLASDPPKPLPEFCYRPGLSAVAEDGGAAPTRPLPPTPDDDDAHPDRTLVMKRGRSGGANEGSGSRTSSVLPDLLSQAGQPTTPPRHDKSTSEEYRQAIAGGTPLSHHHHHPPSSSVQSTPSKSFVSGASSPHPLQHSPSNSSVGSQQQFLPLQQKQRSFLTFGFGAGSTGSGGTGGSGGNASRRESHVNVNVTPTGHDLSSDTPEIRKYKKRFNSEILCAALWGVNLLIGTENGLMLLDRSGQGKVYQLISRRRFQQMEVLEGQNILVTVSGKKNRVRVYYLSWLKSKILRTDGLSDQAERRNGWINVGELQGAVHFRIVKYERIKFLVIALKDSIEIYAWAPKPYHKFMAFKNFGELQHRPLLVDLTIEDSTRLKVIYGSADGFHAVDLDTATVYDIYIPKHVSSNTQGAIVPHCIVPLPNSNGVQLLLCYDNEGVYVNTYGRVSKNIVLQWGEMPTSVAYIGTGQIMGWGNKAIEIRSVETGHLDGVFMHKKAQRLKFLCERNDKVFFSSAKGGSSCQIYFMTLNKPGMANW comes from the exons ATGGCGCATCAACTGGCACCGTCTGTAAATTGTTCATTAGACGACATTGACCTCAGCGCGTTAAAg GATCCTGCTGGTATATTTGAGCTTATAGAGGTTGTCGGAAATGGCACGTATGGACAAGTGTACAAG GGCCGCCACACAAAAACTGGACAACTGGCCGCCATCAAAGTTATGGATGTCACACAAGATGAAGAGGAAGAGATAAAATTAGAGATAAATGTTCTAAAAAAGTACTCTAATCATCGCAACATTGCCACATACTATGGTGCATTTATCAAAAAGAGTCCGCCTGGGAAAGATGATCAACTGTGGTTGGTCATGGAGTACTGTGGTGCTG GTTCTGTGACAGACTTGGTCAAGTCTACTAAAGGACAATCACTAAAAGAAGAATGGATTTCATACATCTGTAGAGAAATCCTCCGAGGTCTCAGTTATTTACACTCCAACAAAGTCATCCATCGTGACATCAAAGGACAAAATGTCTTGCTTACAGACAATGCTGAAGTTAAACTAG TGGACTTTGGTGTATCGGCGCAGCTGGACAGAACCATAGGTAGAAGAAACACATTCATTGGCACCCCGTATTGGATGGCGCCGGAAGTAATAGCGTGCGACGAGAACCCCGATGCTACGTATGATAATCGATCTGACCTCTGGTCTCTCGGTATTACGGCACTTGAGATGGCCGAGAGTCAACCGCCTCTATGTGACCTTCACCCCATGAGAGCTCTATTTCTTATTCCAAG GAACCCGCCGCCCCGTCTGAAATCTAAGAAGTGGGCTAAAAAATTTCATAGTTTCATTGAGACTGTTTTAGTAAAAGACTATCACCAAAGGCCTTACACTGAACAGCTTTTGAAGCATGCATTTATAAG AGATCAGCCAACAGAGAGGCAAGTGAGGATACAACTGAAAGATCACATAGATAGATGTAAGAAGAGGAAGCAGGATAACTCAGTTCGGGAAGATTACAAATACTCTGGCTCTGAGGGAGAGGAAGAGGAAAATGCAGTCGCCGGCGAGCCTTCGTCTATCGTACATAACGCCGCCGCGCACCAGGGTGGTGATACTCTACGTCGCAATTTCCAACAAATACAGGAAGGACCCAG ACCCGCCGAAGCGCCTCAGCCGCAGCCTCCTCCGAAACGCAACAGTAAACGTGAGGAACGTGAGGAAATTCCAG AGCCGGGCCCGCCCGCCAGGCCATCCATTCCACAAAGACTGATTGTTGTACCAGATCCACAGGCACAACAGCCTAATAGATATAG GCCTCTACCGCCCACACCAAAGTCGTCGGGCTCGTCGAACAGCTCCGGCTCCAACAACGGCACTCCGCCCGCCAGCGGACCGCAACCTCCACAACGTGGTTCACATCACATATTCAAACCTATG GTTCCACCGAGAAGGCCAGAG GATTTGGACAAATTAGCTGCGCAGCTTAACGAACTTGGAGTCGTGTCTGGTAACGAACCACCTAACCGACCGCCTCGCGCACCCACCAACGGTCAAG GTCCTCCTGTAGAGAGAAACCCACCAGAACCGGCCTACGACGACTCGGACAGCGACTCGGACGCTGAAGAGAGCGGCGGAAGAGTGCGCAACGATGGCACACTGCTGGCGAGCGACCCGCCGAAACCGCT TCCCGAGTTCTGCTACAGGCCGGGGCTGAGCGCGGTGGCGGAGGACGGCGGCGCCGCGCCCACGCGCCCGCTGCCGCCCACGCCCGACGACGACGACGCGCACCCCGACCGCACGCTCGTCATGAAGCGG GGTCGATCGGGTGGTGCCAACGAGGGCAGTGGATCACGAACTAGCTCTGTGCTCCCGGATCTTCTGAGTCAGGCTGGACAGCCGACTACTCCTCCGCGTCACGACAAGTCCACTAGTGAAGAG TATAGGCAAGCGATTGCGGGAGGCACCCCTCTTTCCCATCACCACCATCACCCGCCCTCTTCCTCGGTTCAATCTACGCCCTCTAAATCGTTCGTATCGGGCGCGTCCTCCCCGCACCCGTTGCAACATTCCCCCTCTAACTCGTCGGTGGGCTCCCAACAACAATTCCTTCCCTTGCAACAGAAACAGCGTTCATTCCTCACATTCGGGTTCGGCGCGGGCTCCACCGGCAGCGGTGGCACGGGCGGCTCCGGCGGGAACGCCTCACGCCGCGAGAGCCACGTCAACGTCAATGTCACACCTACAGGACACGACTTATCTTCCGATACGCCCGAAATACGTAAATATAAGAAGAGATTCAATTCCGAAATCCTATGCGCAGCATTATGGG GTGTTAATCTACTCATTGGGACTGAAAATGGTTTGATGTTACTTGACCGTTCGGGTCAAGGAAAAGTTTATCAATTGATCTCACGACGCCGCTTCCAACAAATGGAGGTGTTAGAAGGACAAAATATTCTCGTAACTGTGTCTGGAAAGAAGAATCGTGTGCGTGTGTACTATCTCAGCTGGCTCAAGTCCAAAATTTTGCGTACTGATGGACTTAGTGAT CAAGCTGAGAGAAGAAATGGTTGGATTAATGTGGGAGAGCTTCAGGGTGCAGTTCATTTCCGTATTGTTAAGTACGAAAGGATTAAGTTTTTGGTAATCGCTCTTAAAGACTCCATTGAAATATATGCGTGGGCGCCTAAACCATACCACAAATTCATGGCCTTCAAAAACTTCGGAGAATTGCAACATAG ACCTCTTTTAGTTGACTTGACTATTGAAGACAGTACAAGACTGAAAGTAATATATGGATCTGCAGATGGCTTCCATGCTGTTGATTTAGACACTGCCACTGTCTATGATATTTATATTCCAAAGCATGTAAGTAGTAAT ACACAGGGCGCAATCGTGCCGCATTGCATTGTGCCTCTACCAAATTCGAATGGTGTTCAGTTATTGTTGTGCTATGACAACGAAGGAGTGTATGTTAACACTTATGGAAGAGTAAGCAAGAACATAGTTCTCCAG tggGGAGAAATGCCAACATCTGTTGCCTACATAGGTACAGGTCAGATAATGGGATGGGGCAATAAAGCTATTGAAATTCGTTCAGTGGAGACTGGTCACCTCGACGGCGTGTTTATGCACAAGAAAGCACAACGACTCAAGTTCTTATGTGAGCGCAATGACAAAGTGTTCTTTTCATCCGCCAAAGGTGGTTCCTCTTGTCAAATATATTTCATGACGCTCAACAAACCCGGCATGGCCAACTGGTAG
- the msn gene encoding serine/threonine-protein kinase msn isoform X9: MAHQLAPSVNCSLDDIDLSALKDPAGIFELIEVVGNGTYGQVYKGRHTKTGQLAAIKVMDVTQDEEEEIKLEINVLKKYSNHRNIATYYGAFIKKSPPGKDDQLWLVMEYCGAGSVTDLVKSTKGQSLKEEWISYICREILRGLSYLHSNKVIHRDIKGQNVLLTDNAEVKLVDFGVSAQLDRTIGRRNTFIGTPYWMAPEVIACDENPDATYDNRSDLWSLGITALEMAESQPPLCDLHPMRALFLIPRNPPPRLKSKKWAKKFHSFIETVLVKDYHQRPYTEQLLKHAFIRDQPTERQVRIQLKDHIDRCKKRKQDNSVREDYKYSGSEGEEEENAVAGEPSSIVHNAAAHQGGDTLRRNFQQIQEGPRPAEAPQPQPPPKRNSKREEREEIPEPGPPARPSIPQRLIVVPDPQAQQPNRYRPLPPTPKSSGSSNSSGSNNGTPPASGPQPPQRGSHHIFKPMVPPRRPEDLDKLAAQLNELGVVSGNEPPNRPPRAPTNGQGPPVERNPPEPAYDDSDSDSDAEESGGRVRNDGTLLASDPPKPLPEFCYRPGLSAVAEDGGAAPTRPLPPTPDDDDAHPDRTLVMKRGRSGGANEGSGSRTSSVLPDLLSQAGQPTTPPRHDKSTSEEKQRSFLTFGFGAGSTGSGGTGGSGGNASRRESHVNVNVTPTGHDLSSDTPEIRKYKKRFNSEILCAALWGVNLLIGTENGLMLLDRSGQGKVYQLISRRRFQQMEVLEGQNILVTVSGKKNRVRVYYLSWLKSKILRTDGLSDQAERRNGWINVGELQGAVHFRIVKYERIKFLVIALKDSIEIYAWAPKPYHKFMAFKNFGELQHRPLLVDLTIEDSTRLKVIYGSADGFHAVDLDTATVYDIYIPKHVSSNTQGAIVPHCIVPLPNSNGVQLLLCYDNEGVYVNTYGRVSKNIVLQWGEMPTSVAYIGTGQIMGWGNKAIEIRSVETGHLDGVFMHKKAQRLKFLCERNDKVFFSSAKGGSSCQIYFMTLNKPGMANW, from the exons ATGGCGCATCAACTGGCACCGTCTGTAAATTGTTCATTAGACGACATTGACCTCAGCGCGTTAAAg GATCCTGCTGGTATATTTGAGCTTATAGAGGTTGTCGGAAATGGCACGTATGGACAAGTGTACAAG GGCCGCCACACAAAAACTGGACAACTGGCCGCCATCAAAGTTATGGATGTCACACAAGATGAAGAGGAAGAGATAAAATTAGAGATAAATGTTCTAAAAAAGTACTCTAATCATCGCAACATTGCCACATACTATGGTGCATTTATCAAAAAGAGTCCGCCTGGGAAAGATGATCAACTGTGGTTGGTCATGGAGTACTGTGGTGCTG GTTCTGTGACAGACTTGGTCAAGTCTACTAAAGGACAATCACTAAAAGAAGAATGGATTTCATACATCTGTAGAGAAATCCTCCGAGGTCTCAGTTATTTACACTCCAACAAAGTCATCCATCGTGACATCAAAGGACAAAATGTCTTGCTTACAGACAATGCTGAAGTTAAACTAG TGGACTTTGGTGTATCGGCGCAGCTGGACAGAACCATAGGTAGAAGAAACACATTCATTGGCACCCCGTATTGGATGGCGCCGGAAGTAATAGCGTGCGACGAGAACCCCGATGCTACGTATGATAATCGATCTGACCTCTGGTCTCTCGGTATTACGGCACTTGAGATGGCCGAGAGTCAACCGCCTCTATGTGACCTTCACCCCATGAGAGCTCTATTTCTTATTCCAAG GAACCCGCCGCCCCGTCTGAAATCTAAGAAGTGGGCTAAAAAATTTCATAGTTTCATTGAGACTGTTTTAGTAAAAGACTATCACCAAAGGCCTTACACTGAACAGCTTTTGAAGCATGCATTTATAAG AGATCAGCCAACAGAGAGGCAAGTGAGGATACAACTGAAAGATCACATAGATAGATGTAAGAAGAGGAAGCAGGATAACTCAGTTCGGGAAGATTACAAATACTCTGGCTCTGAGGGAGAGGAAGAGGAAAATGCAGTCGCCGGCGAGCCTTCGTCTATCGTACATAACGCCGCCGCGCACCAGGGTGGTGATACTCTACGTCGCAATTTCCAACAAATACAGGAAGGACCCAG ACCCGCCGAAGCGCCTCAGCCGCAGCCTCCTCCGAAACGCAACAGTAAACGTGAGGAACGTGAGGAAATTCCAG AGCCGGGCCCGCCCGCCAGGCCATCCATTCCACAAAGACTGATTGTTGTACCAGATCCACAGGCACAACAGCCTAATAGATATAG GCCTCTACCGCCCACACCAAAGTCGTCGGGCTCGTCGAACAGCTCCGGCTCCAACAACGGCACTCCGCCCGCCAGCGGACCGCAACCTCCACAACGTGGTTCACATCACATATTCAAACCTATG GTTCCACCGAGAAGGCCAGAG GATTTGGACAAATTAGCTGCGCAGCTTAACGAACTTGGAGTCGTGTCTGGTAACGAACCACCTAACCGACCGCCTCGCGCACCCACCAACGGTCAAG GTCCTCCTGTAGAGAGAAACCCACCAGAACCGGCCTACGACGACTCGGACAGCGACTCGGACGCTGAAGAGAGCGGCGGAAGAGTGCGCAACGATGGCACACTGCTGGCGAGCGACCCGCCGAAACCGCT TCCCGAGTTCTGCTACAGGCCGGGGCTGAGCGCGGTGGCGGAGGACGGCGGCGCCGCGCCCACGCGCCCGCTGCCGCCCACGCCCGACGACGACGACGCGCACCCCGACCGCACGCTCGTCATGAAGCGG GGTCGATCGGGTGGTGCCAACGAGGGCAGTGGATCACGAACTAGCTCTGTGCTCCCGGATCTTCTGAGTCAGGCTGGACAGCCGACTACTCCTCCGCGTCACGACAAGTCCACTAGTGAAGAG AAACAGCGTTCATTCCTCACATTCGGGTTCGGCGCGGGCTCCACCGGCAGCGGTGGCACGGGCGGCTCCGGCGGGAACGCCTCACGCCGCGAGAGCCACGTCAACGTCAATGTCACACCTACAGGACACGACTTATCTTCCGATACGCCCGAAATACGTAAATATAAGAAGAGATTCAATTCCGAAATCCTATGCGCAGCATTATGGG GTGTTAATCTACTCATTGGGACTGAAAATGGTTTGATGTTACTTGACCGTTCGGGTCAAGGAAAAGTTTATCAATTGATCTCACGACGCCGCTTCCAACAAATGGAGGTGTTAGAAGGACAAAATATTCTCGTAACTGTGTCTGGAAAGAAGAATCGTGTGCGTGTGTACTATCTCAGCTGGCTCAAGTCCAAAATTTTGCGTACTGATGGACTTAGTGAT CAAGCTGAGAGAAGAAATGGTTGGATTAATGTGGGAGAGCTTCAGGGTGCAGTTCATTTCCGTATTGTTAAGTACGAAAGGATTAAGTTTTTGGTAATCGCTCTTAAAGACTCCATTGAAATATATGCGTGGGCGCCTAAACCATACCACAAATTCATGGCCTTCAAAAACTTCGGAGAATTGCAACATAG ACCTCTTTTAGTTGACTTGACTATTGAAGACAGTACAAGACTGAAAGTAATATATGGATCTGCAGATGGCTTCCATGCTGTTGATTTAGACACTGCCACTGTCTATGATATTTATATTCCAAAGCATGTAAGTAGTAAT ACACAGGGCGCAATCGTGCCGCATTGCATTGTGCCTCTACCAAATTCGAATGGTGTTCAGTTATTGTTGTGCTATGACAACGAAGGAGTGTATGTTAACACTTATGGAAGAGTAAGCAAGAACATAGTTCTCCAG tggGGAGAAATGCCAACATCTGTTGCCTACATAGGTACAGGTCAGATAATGGGATGGGGCAATAAAGCTATTGAAATTCGTTCAGTGGAGACTGGTCACCTCGACGGCGTGTTTATGCACAAGAAAGCACAACGACTCAAGTTCTTATGTGAGCGCAATGACAAAGTGTTCTTTTCATCCGCCAAAGGTGGTTCCTCTTGTCAAATATATTTCATGACGCTCAACAAACCCGGCATGGCCAACTGGTAG